Sequence from the Vanacampus margaritifer isolate UIUO_Vmar chromosome 18, RoL_Vmar_1.0, whole genome shotgun sequence genome:
CAATAATGTCGCCGTTCTCCGCGTGTACCAAAGCAACGGCGCCCAAATCCCTCAGGACGCCAAAAGCCTCAAAAAGCTACGAGTCCAAAGGCAACAGGATGGATTGCACAGCACGGAGAGACCTCATTGTTGGAGTTGAGCACAACCGCAATGCTAAAAAAATCCCAATCGTGTCGTACCTGTGAATCGGAGCTCTGATATCTGTCCTTGTAGGTCAGAAAAAACAGGAAGGAGTTTACACCTGCAGGACAAATATGGTCACGCATTCATGTTTTGCCAAAGGTAAGATTGAGCGTGAGACCGTAGCAAGACAAGACAAGTTTATTTGTCATCCACACGGCAAGTGGACGTGCTTGACAAAAGCAAAATGGATCAACGTGGAAGCAAACGTtggcaaaaagacaaaacactgcagacgagcacacgcacacgcacacgcgcacacacacacaatgcatgTTGCTGGCATCATAAGTCACGATTtgacacatttcttttttccctccaaaaatcTATACTACTTGTCATTCCACACATAGGGGCGTTATTTGTACAAATTATTCAGCAATCCCAAGTGCTGAAAATGatttgctctctttgatgatccAATGTTTAGGATTGAAAAAACTTTTGCCGTTTTGGGGATCTCCCGAAAAGTGACGGTTAAGCAGGtccaaggttttggcccgatgcCAGCAATATGTTGTCCGTGGCGTGTTttgatgtgtgtatttttcttatGGGAAGACGCACCTTTGTCCTTGACCAGAATCTCCAGATCTTGGCACAGCCCGTCATGCCAGCGGGTCACATCCACATGGAAGGAAAAGTCGCAGCAGGCACTTTGGCGTGCCGCGTCCATCCATTGGTCAAACGCCGACAGCAGACCCGCCCCCGGCTCGGCCAGCACGTGGTCAACTGCGTGGACAAACAGCGGTTGATGCGCGGCCGGCCTTCGCGGAAGCAAACCAGCGTGAAAGATGGCCTTTGCCGACTGATGGTGGTGGTTCCGCCGGCCAGAGCCGCTCGGGTCCCGTGGTAGAAGCCGTCGGAAGGGCTCAGGCCTCGCTGGCGAGCGTGCAGGTTGGTGTTGGCGTCGACGCCTCCCGGGACCAGCAAGTGACCGCTCGCATCCACCGTCCGGACGCCTGCGGGAAGCAGCAAATTCTCCCCAATTTGTCTGTGGGGGGAAGATGAGCGCACGTCATCCACACATTGTCAAACACTGCCGACGGACGGCCAACGGGTCGATTCTAATGCTGCACTTCACATCCCCACAAAAAGCGGCATCCCTTCATAAGCACTCAATTCATTTGACGACACGTTGTCACTGCTTAAGAGGACAAACGCCGCCTTCTGAATTTTGCACGCCAACATTTTGGAAAGGttgaaataaaagcaaactACTTGATGGTTCCATCCTCCACGTAAACGTCAGCGTAAAATGAGTGGTCGTCGTTGACAATCTTCCCTCCCTTTACGATCAGACGATTGTCCTGCaaagagacagaaaaaaatgaacaataaaggTGCTGCAAGCACTCGCAGACGACACTCGATATCATTTCCAAATGTTGCGGCTCAAGCAGATGTTGGAACATTTTCCGTCTTTCACTACAACTGAAGATGAAATAACATTTTGGTGCTGAAGCATTTCAGGAAAGATTGAATTGTCTCTTTTTTTGCAGATATTGCAAACATTTGCGATCGATGCTGTCATTTATTGTCTTTGCTGATGATCGGGTTCAAAAAAGGCTGACTTGGTGCTCTTCGGATTGACCGACATGCGCCGCAGGATGATCCCACCTTAGCTCTCAATTCCAACAACACGGGTGAGGGTCGCCGTATGCAGCAATCAGTTGACGACAGGTGAGGCTGACAGATGttacaaagaaaaacaagacaaggaaTGACCCGGAACCCTTTGCTTTTCTTGTGGAAAATCGATGGCAACAGCACTCGACCGAGTACAAACGCAACGTTCAACTTTGCTTTGCcgacgatgtttttttttcacctgcatttcatttttgtgaCTTGTTGATCCTTTCTCTGCTTGAAATTGGAGTGTGCGCCGTACAGGGGATGTCGTCACATGTAAAGCTCGTGAAACCGCGACCTTCTCAATGTGCATCGGACACAGACAAATGTCTTGAGGGGGAAaatgtcagccaatcagaagaAAGCGTTCGAGCTTACAATCGCAATCACCGTGCCAGCCTTTTTCACTGATTTGTAGAAAAGTCAGGCAAGTTGTTATGTCGCCTTGTCAGCAATTTGACATCAACTGCTTTGCTCGTACCTGGACGTGCCCAGAGGGGAAGACCGCAATCGGGCCGCCGCCTCTTGCCGAGTCTTCTCCGGCGCGAGCGCTTCGCCGTCGCTGCGTCCGCGGGCTGAACGACTCGAAGTTGAGCGTTTTGTTTTCAAAGGCGCCTTCCACGCTGCAGAACATGCCGCCGTATTTCATCCGGGGCCGAGGAGAGTCCGAACCCAGCCTGGACAAGAGGGAGGCGCAGTCATCGTCCTGACAACTTCTTCTTTCAGACATGTCGCCAGCACAGAGAGGAGACGCCACCGAGACGACCGCTGAAAGGCAGCAAATGAGGGCGAGCGCTGCCGGCGGAGATTTGTGACCTCAAACCGACGCCGAGGGAGGAGCAAGCGCAGTCAAGGGGAACGGGGGCAGCCATCGAGGCCACCCGACCCCACCAAATGCAAGAATGAGACGTGGTGGTGCCGAGCTTCCATTGGATGGACTCGCTCGGAGAGCAGCAAAGAAGAAAAGCAAGTCGAACCTTCCTCAGCCGAAATGAGTCCGCACGCGATGCCTGTCACATGAGCTCAAGTCTGGAGACAAAGAAATGATGGCAGGTCATGTGACAAGGTAGCGCCACCGCATCCCATGTTGCCCAGCCCCCCCCCGGGACTTCTCAACTCAACGGCCTGTCAAATTCACtcagtcaacacacacacaatcgcaAGCAGGCTTTTTATTTGATAACCTTGCAGCCTAAAAGACACCAATTGATGTCCTTCATCATTTCTTGGattcaaaataacaaaacaagtcACTTGACCCACGAACCTCCGCCCCAAAGCAAATACAAACCAAAAAGCATGTTGGAAATGCAAACATATTTGATGGAAAGTCGTTTTGCATGCGGCTTGGGGTCCACGCTTTAGATTAGACCAGACCAGGGTCGGGAAGGAAGCCTGGTCCTGGAGAGCCACGGTCCTGCCCGCTTTCCtggtctccctcctccaacacagttGGCTCAAacgatcagctcattagcacaAGCCCGATAATAATCGGGTTCAATAAACAGGCAGGACAAGTGGCTCCCCGGGGCCGGGCTTCCCGCTCCTGCTGCCGgcgtcgccccccccccaccgacATCCTACATCCAGCCGAGAGTGGAACAAAGATTTCAGTTCTGACGACGGCACAGCGCGAGCATGATCAGAAAGCAAACGGCAGCAAACACGAACGTGACCTTTGTTGCAGCTTCTGGTTTGCTTTGGTCCCGAGTCCGGTAGACGGACGGAGCGCGCCGCCGCCCCTAGCCCCCCCGCTGCTCCTTCCGGATGTCATTTTGGGAGAAAAACATGACATGCGTGTACTGTTCACGCTGACTTTATTTGCACCTTTGAAAACAAGATCCACAACATACTGGATTTGTGCAGCGGCGTCAAATTGTTCTTTTGACATCGGAGGCACGAGGCAGTAGAAACCGTCATCACCTGCTCTGGGAAtcggcacgcacgcacgcaggcatTGTGGGTCGTTGAGGTCGGCTGGTTTGGGCTTGGAGAAGGAGGCCGGATGCTAAAAGACAAacgagagagagaagaaaaaaaatgaaatgacaaaaGTGCAATACGGGCAGAAGAGCAACGGCTGCGATAACCCGACTTGCTTCGTGTTTGCTGCGTGCGCTGCAACATTTCGTGAAGATGGAGACATTTGCCGGCAGAATGAAGACGTTTCCTTGGCCTGAACTCATGTCAAGTTGGAGCAGCTGACAAAATGCACATCAAAGcaggaaaaaagtaacaaatggGAGTTCAACGCAAAAGCAAATTTGATAAATGCAAATCAAGCGCGCGAGCAAAGAGGAGCGAATGTTTGAAAGGTCGCGTGTCCGACTTACCGGCCGATGTTACGACCACAGGATGAAGGCCAAGGAGAAGAAAAGGAAGAGAAAGAGAAACTTCTCCTCCAATTCCTTGAGTTGTCGTTTCTGAGCTTCAATGAATTCTTCCAACTCTTTGTTCCTCTTCGCAACGAGACAAACGCAGCCTTAGTGACGGGAAGCGCCGGCGAGGTCGCGTTCGCCGGTCGTGCTCACCTGTTGCGTGACGTGAAGCAGATCCATTCGCTCTTTGAGGATCTGCGCATCTCGCTCGCGCAGCTCGCACATGACGGCTCGCTTCCATTGGTCCACGGCGCGCCCAAGCCCCTCCCTCTGCTGCTCCGTCAGCACCTCCTTCACCTTCCGTCCGTCTGCCGCGGCGCCGTCCCGCTGCGGGAGCGCCTCGTACAACATGGCCTCCAGCTCCAGGATCCTCTGCGCCGGCCACAAGCCTCGTCCCTCCGTCACGGGTCCGAGCGGGAGATTTGAGCTGCACTTACCTTGTGAGCTTGATCCATGGAGCGCTTCCTGAAGTCCAGCTCTTCGTCCAGGTAGCCCTTCTGCTTGCAGAACAAATCCTGCCAGCCAGCATGAGACAGGTTCAAGGTTCAAGGGGCGCGGTTCAAGGTCAGAGTTGCCGCAGTTGCTCTTTGCTGACGTTGCGCGTTTACCTTCTCGCTTTCAATGTCCAGCATCTTCTGCTCAAGTACCGACTTTGTCACTTCAATGGATTCCAACCACTGAGGAGAAGTTTTCGTGAGACGGCTGCTGCGGTCTGACGAGAACGTGTGCGCGTTACCTTCTCAGCCAGGGTGAGAACCGTCCTGGCGTGAATCACAACCACCTGCTCCTCATTGCTGAGATTCTGCACGACACAACGACAACGGCATTCGCCGGCTGAACGAGCTTCTTTTGGCTTCGTCCCGACACAAGTCACGGCTCGAGCTACGACGAGAACGGGACGCCGCGCGATCCGAACCGGCGGACAGACAACGACGGCACGTTGCGCTGAAGCAAAGAAGTGGAACATACACTTACGGCGTTATCGCCCAGGATGTCCAACTTCTTCATCAGCTCGCTGATGTCGATGTCCTGGAGAAAGAAACAAGCTGACGGCGCTGGTGTGGGAGGCGGCGCCGCGCAGGTGGCGAGGGCGGGCCTTACGTACAGTCACGCCCTCCGCCTGGCAGTAGATCTGCAAAGGACTCAGGCTGTCCGGGAAATGAACTTGCTGGAATTTCAGGACAGGCGAGCGCCACTCCCGCTCCTGGACACAAGCGCGCATTGGTCAGACGTGACATCTCGCGCCCGCCTCGGTCGGGGTCCGAGTCTCGTCACCTCCAGCTCCAAGATTCGAAACTCGAGCAGCTCGTTTTGGTCTCGGACGTCCTGGATGTCGTCTTTCAGACGCACTTCTTCTGCCTCCATCTGCCTCACCTGAAAAATGGAAGACATCATCTGCAGGAAGTGGCAGGGATTGCGTCTTATTGATTTCTGGATTCTCGTTGATATATTTGGAGTCGACTTTGTCCCTTTGGTTGCTCAAAGGGAAGCAACCTGTTGTCTCTCCTTGCAAATTGCAACGCTGCCTTATGATAGAAGTGGAATTGACGATGGGTGAGCGAACGAAGCTCTTTGTGGTGACAAGGACGCTGTGGACGGACGTCATCCAATGAATGAGATTCACCTTTTCCAGCAACTGCTGGTTCCTTTGGTACAACAACTGCTTCTCCTCCACCCACTTGACATCCTACAAGATGACGGACGGACGTTGGCAAGAAACACATTTGGACAAAGTGACAACACATGAAaggtttgtgcgtgcgtgcttacCCGTCCTTGTAGTTTCAGTGCTGACTCGAGATCTGTGACTCGGGTTTGATATTGACTGATTTCAGCCATCAGTTGCTCTCTGGTCTGAAAAGAAACAACTGCTATTAACCCTCGTCAGTGAAATTGAACCTTGAACCTGGAGATGATCCAAGAGGGAGTCAACCTTGATCTCCTTCTCGGCGTCATAGTTTCCCCCGCTGGTCTCGGTCAGCAGAGCGTAGGCTCGTTGCAGCGCTTGATATTCTTGCGTCAGCTGGCGGTAGCGAAGCTCCGCCTCCTCACGAATGCACACCTGCCACACAACACGAGCGCCACAATCAGCCAGACGGAAACACTGACGGCGCCCGGTACGGTGCGGCCATCCGGCCAAATGTCACAAATCACTTCACGGCAACAGAAGGCGCTCGGTGCGCCGAATATCAGACGACAGGCTCGGCACGTTTCAAATCGCCTTTCCAACTTTCCAACTTTCCAACGCTTGAAATGGTCCAAATTAAAGCCTCCTCTGCTgctttctgacattttggaaCCTTGTTtggtcccccccaaaaaaagacctTACCCATAAAACAGCGCACAACCTGAGATCTGCAAGTCGCTTATAAACAAGTGAGTACCTCTTCGGGTTCCGTCTCAGGGGTTTTGTCGGTGTGGAAAGACAAGGACGAGCCGTCCGAgtccaccgacacgtcttcaTCGTAACCGTAAAAGGTTTCGATCACCTGCAGACgtgcaagcaaacaaacacaaaatcacaccACAGTTCTGGTAAGAATTATTTATAACACTGATCCACATTTCGAATACACGTGATCCAAACCAAGAAAACGGACTCCAAAAGGTCTCTTGTATGAAATCAAGACGACAGAACACACACAATtcaaactaaataaatcaacacaaCAGGTAACTTTATGCCAGAGTTTTAGGGTTTGGCCGGAGATTTTGGTGGAGCGCACACATTTACTCTGTGTTACAAACGTAGTATAGCGTGACAATGTTTACATCCATTCGTCCCCAGGTGTGGCTGGCGGGATGCCGGGTCCGATCCCGCCAGTGGGATGCATTCTTATTTGAAGTTCTAGAGCGGTCGACCAAATGAATCGGCAACAAACACGAAGGAAAAATGGTCTCACCCTGCAGGATCTCACGGTTCGTTTTCGTCTCAGTGATTCTTGACGTCGGTAGCGTAATAACAAATCTCGTTCCTGTTGGCACAAAGGTTCGAGGTTTGCCATTCACGCAATGTAAACATTACGGCGACAGCGCACAAACGCAActcacaatgacatttttgacgTAAGCTCCCGTTTCCAGAGCCTGAAAAACAGGAAAAGTCAACGTGAAGAGGAAAGAAGATCCAGCAGTGGACGTTCGGTCGGACGGATCGTGGACGTTCGGTCGGACGGATCGTGGACGTTCGGTCGTACGGATCGTGGACGTTCGGTCGTACGGATCGTGGCCGTTCGGTCGGACGGATCGTGGCCGTTCGGTCGGACGGATCGTGGACGTTCGGTCGGAC
This genomic interval carries:
- the jakmip3 gene encoding LOW QUALITY PROTEIN: janus kinase and microtubule-interacting protein 3 (The sequence of the model RefSeq protein was modified relative to this genomic sequence to represent the inferred CDS: inserted 1 base in 1 codon), which gives rise to MSKRAAGGRAKGERADTMASVQAANDELRAKLIEIQLELQQEKNKVSRLERERSQEMRAEHHRASVALTELKSKLHEDKQKELSLVRETLLRQHEMELMRVIKIKDGEIHRLNALVLTLRDGSMDKVRSALLAEAEETRRSWEAERCRLQQELQEQRGAKRGAEEALAAAQQACQARVAELRSAHHQHQEELSRTKRDCEREIRRLMDEIKLKDRAVSVLDKALGLQAGHAHRLQLQTQAAEQQIAALRDAQRAGLNCPGNVANTATNNPLHISQEDRDTRRFQLKIAELSAVIRKLEDRNTLLSEERNELLKRLRETESQFLPLLDKNKRLSRKNEELSLVMCRLENKVRFVTQENLQMATMRRPSSLNDLDRGNSAGYRGYSQEDGEMEFLRLQVVEQQHIIDDLSKALETGAYVKNVIERDLLLRYRRQESLRRKRTVRSCRVIETFYGYDEDVSVDSDGSSLSFHTDKTPETEPEEVCIREEAELRYRQLTQEYQALQRAYALLTETSGGNYDAEKEIKTREQLMAEISQYQTRVTDLESALKLQGRDVKWVEEKQLLYQRNQQLLEKVRQMEAEEVRLKDDIQDVRDQNELLEFRILELEEREWRSPVLKFQQVHFPDSLSPLQIYCQAEGVTDIDISELMKKLDILGDNAVSNLSNEEQVVVIHARTVLTLAEKVXAHTFSSDRSSRLTKTSPQWLESIEVTKSVLEQKMLDIESEKDLFCKQKGYLDEELDFRKRSMDQAHKRILELEAMLYEALPQRDGAAADGRKVKEVLTEQQREGLGRAVDQWKRAVMCELRERDAQILKERMDLLHVTQQRNKELEEFIEAQKRQLKELEEKFLFLFLFFSLAFILWS